From the genome of Solidesulfovibrio carbinolicus, one region includes:
- a CDS encoding sugar 3,4-ketoisomerase, which yields MAVPSVGDDRGWLSVVEAGQTVPFPIRRVFYMHGMTAERGGHAHRDTDQLVVCVSGSLRLDLTDGRDRMSVRLADPAQGLFIPAMVFIDIRDIAPGAVCLVLASTHYDMSRSIRSYEAFLEAVAQP from the coding sequence ATGGCCGTACCTTCCGTCGGCGACGACCGGGGCTGGCTGTCCGTGGTCGAGGCCGGGCAGACCGTGCCTTTTCCCATCCGCCGGGTCTTTTACATGCACGGCATGACGGCCGAGCGCGGCGGCCACGCCCACCGCGACACCGACCAACTCGTGGTCTGCGTATCGGGTTCGCTTCGCCTGGACCTCACCGACGGCCGCGACCGGATGTCCGTGCGTCTGGCCGATCCGGCCCAGGGGCTTTTCATCCCGGCCATGGTCTTTATCGACATCCGCGACATCGCGCCCGGAGCCGTCTGCCTGGTGCTGGCCAGCACCCACTACGACATGAGCCGCTCCATCCGTAGTTACGAAGCCTTTCTGGAGGCGGTTGCCCAGCCATGA
- a CDS encoding TIGR04282 family arsenosugar biosynthesis glycosyltransferase — MAAVSLHILAKAPLPGLVKTRLAAVCGDDVALAAYRAMAANVFRAALASGLPATVHFAPDNARAAMETLCGPGFQLSPQAPGDLGARMAAALAGALTAGDAAALLIGADLPLLTPELLGKAAKALEEKPAVLGPAADGGYWLIGFTRAGFTPEVFADMPWSTAAVAGLTRARLAAAGRDTAELATLPDCDEAADLARLDGPPWRQALGGTPFGQFLDAATAGLFDQNRANR; from the coding sequence GTGGCGGCCGTATCGCTGCATATCCTGGCCAAGGCCCCGCTGCCGGGGCTGGTCAAGACCCGCCTGGCCGCCGTGTGCGGCGACGACGTGGCCTTGGCGGCCTATCGGGCCATGGCGGCCAACGTCTTTCGCGCCGCCCTGGCCTCGGGCCTGCCGGCCACCGTCCATTTCGCCCCGGATAACGCCCGGGCGGCCATGGAAACCCTGTGCGGCCCGGGATTTCAGCTTTCGCCCCAAGCTCCGGGCGATCTCGGCGCGCGCATGGCCGCCGCCCTGGCCGGAGCGCTCACGGCCGGCGACGCGGCCGCCCTGCTTATTGGCGCGGACCTGCCCCTTCTCACCCCGGAGCTGCTGGGTAAGGCCGCCAAGGCCCTGGAGGAAAAACCGGCCGTGCTGGGACCGGCCGCGGACGGCGGCTACTGGCTCATCGGCTTCACCCGGGCGGGATTTACGCCCGAGGTTTTCGCGGACATGCCCTGGAGCACCGCCGCCGTGGCCGGGCTGACCCGGGCGCGTCTGGCCGCGGCCGGCCGGGATACGGCCGAGTTGGCGACCCTGCCCGACTGCGACGAGGCGGCCGATCTGGCCCGGCTGGACGGACCGCCCTGGCGACAGGCCCTTGGCGGCACGCCCTTTGGCCAATTTCTGGACGCGGCCACGGCCGGGCTATTTGACCAAAATCGCGCCAACCGTTAG
- a CDS encoding NDP-hexose 2,3-dehydratase family protein — protein sequence MSTAAVRLAFLRSSRALAGELPDVAAVLDWFNAKDRSRFEVRRAPLTALSQWHYAPNPMRLMHRSGRFFAIEGLRAQTGFGPVASWDQPIINQPEVGILGLLAREIDGVLHFLMQAKMEPGNVNILQLSPTVQATHSNYSRVHAGATPRYLEYFTEPGRARVLLDQLQPEQGARFLRKRNRNMVVAVDGPVPEHEDFRWLTLGQIKALLHHDNIVNMDARTVVSLIPLADPDEGPDYGLIHDVGGFGLDVYLSFCRSDKERHTMDELMAWLTAGKARHDMRVSSLDLDRLRGWTVTDTEIRHETGLYFSVIGVDVQAHTREATNWSQPLLHHDGQGLVGFLCQRHGGVLHFLARGSLEPGNRDGMEIGPTVACSEVVARACRACAPPLLAHFLEPGRAIVRYDAVQSEEGGRFHHFQNRYMVVELPPGRSLDLPDHYAWMTLGQLWRMARHGHVNIEARNLMACLGLLETLP from the coding sequence ATGAGCACCGCTGCCGTCCGTCTGGCCTTTCTGCGTTCCAGCCGGGCTCTGGCCGGGGAATTGCCGGACGTGGCCGCCGTCCTGGACTGGTTTAACGCCAAGGACCGCAGCCGCTTCGAAGTGCGTCGCGCCCCGCTGACCGCCCTTTCCCAGTGGCATTACGCGCCAAATCCCATGCGGCTGATGCACCGCTCGGGACGGTTTTTCGCCATCGAAGGACTTCGGGCGCAAACCGGTTTCGGCCCGGTGGCATCCTGGGACCAGCCCATCATCAACCAGCCCGAGGTGGGCATCCTGGGGCTTCTCGCCCGGGAGATCGACGGCGTGCTCCATTTTCTCATGCAGGCCAAGATGGAGCCCGGCAACGTCAACATCCTCCAGCTTTCGCCCACGGTCCAGGCCACCCACAGCAACTATTCCCGGGTCCATGCCGGAGCCACGCCGCGCTACCTCGAATATTTCACCGAGCCCGGCCGGGCCAGGGTGCTCCTGGACCAGCTCCAGCCTGAACAGGGGGCGCGGTTTTTGCGCAAGCGCAACCGCAACATGGTCGTCGCCGTGGACGGCCCCGTGCCCGAGCACGAGGATTTCCGCTGGCTCACCCTGGGCCAGATCAAGGCCCTTTTGCACCACGACAACATCGTCAACATGGACGCCCGCACCGTGGTGTCGCTTATTCCCCTGGCCGATCCCGACGAAGGGCCGGATTACGGATTGATCCACGACGTGGGCGGCTTTGGCCTCGACGTCTATCTGTCCTTTTGCCGCTCGGACAAGGAACGCCATACCATGGACGAACTCATGGCCTGGCTCACGGCCGGCAAGGCCCGCCACGACATGCGCGTTTCTTCCCTGGATTTGGATCGGCTGCGCGGCTGGACCGTGACCGACACGGAAATCCGCCACGAAACGGGCCTGTATTTTTCCGTCATCGGCGTGGACGTGCAGGCCCACACCCGTGAGGCCACCAACTGGTCCCAGCCCTTGCTTCACCACGACGGCCAGGGGCTGGTCGGCTTCTTGTGCCAGCGCCACGGCGGCGTACTCCATTTCCTGGCCCGGGGAAGCCTGGAACCCGGCAACCGCGACGGCATGGAGATCGGGCCGACCGTCGCCTGTTCCGAAGTGGTCGCCCGGGCCTGCCGGGCCTGCGCCCCGCCGCTGTTGGCCCATTTCCTTGAACCCGGCCGGGCCATCGTGCGCTACGACGCCGTGCAGTCCGAGGAGGGCGGGCGCTTCCACCATTTCCAGAACCGCTACATGGTGGTGGAGCTGCCGCCCGGAAGGTCTCTGGACCTGCCGGACCACTACGCCTGGATGACGCTGGGGCAATTGTGGCGCATGGCCCGCCACGGCCACGTCAACATCGAAGCCCGAAACCTCATGGCCTGCCTGGGCCTGCTGGAGACCCTGCCGTGA
- a CDS encoding HPr family phosphocarrier protein, whose product MTEPTQAAPLPGADDILAEADGFVLRVRVANEQGLHARPAAKLAQEAQKFACDIQVRHDGGDAVDAKSILDILTMAAGQGCELELRAAGPDAAQALGRLGELFRNRFR is encoded by the coding sequence ATGACCGAGCCGACCCAAGCCGCCCCCCTGCCCGGGGCCGACGACATCCTGGCCGAAGCCGACGGTTTCGTGCTGCGCGTGCGCGTGGCCAACGAACAGGGCCTGCACGCCCGCCCGGCCGCCAAGCTGGCCCAGGAAGCCCAGAAATTCGCCTGCGACATCCAGGTGCGCCACGACGGCGGCGACGCCGTGGACGCCAAGAGCATTCTCGATATCCTTACCATGGCCGCCGGCCAGGGCTGCGAACTGGAACTGCGCGCCGCCGGGCCCGACGCCGCCCAGGCCCTTGGGCGCCTGGGCGAACTGTTTCGCAACCGTTTCCGCTGA
- the smpB gene encoding SsrA-binding protein SmpB produces the protein MAAKESGEKLVALNKKARHLYEFLEKYEAGLVLMGSEVKSLRLGRISFKDGYVKFQDGEAFMIGVHIAPYENAGYAGHEPERPRKLLLHAAEIHAMRVKVEQKGLTVVPVRVYFKNGRAKVEIALARGKKVFDRRDDLKSRDLDRDAARELARH, from the coding sequence ATGGCTGCGAAAGAATCGGGCGAAAAACTTGTCGCCCTCAATAAGAAAGCCCGCCACCTCTACGAATTTCTGGAAAAATACGAGGCCGGCCTGGTGCTCATGGGTTCCGAGGTGAAGTCCCTTCGCCTGGGGCGCATCAGCTTCAAGGACGGCTACGTGAAGTTCCAGGACGGCGAGGCATTCATGATCGGCGTGCACATCGCGCCCTACGAAAACGCCGGCTACGCCGGCCACGAGCCCGAGCGGCCGCGAAAGCTCCTGCTCCATGCGGCGGAAATACACGCCATGCGCGTCAAAGTGGAACAAAAAGGGCTGACCGTGGTCCCGGTACGGGTGTATTTCAAAAACGGCCGGGCCAAGGTCGAGATCGCCCTGGCGCGCGGCAAGAAGGTCTTCGACCGTCGCGACGACCTCAAGTCCCGCGACCTCGACCGCGACGCCGCCCGGGAGCTGGCGCGGCATTAA
- the ptsP gene encoding phosphoenolpyruvate--protein phosphotransferase has product MATLKGIPVSAGISIGRAFFLNRSGAGPLPRQTLPEALVGPETARLDRAIEQFAQEIEQARERIPADLREHALIIDSHLMILKDPKLSGVAKRYIQTLGINAEWALDKAVADLEKAFEALDDQYFRDRIQDVRTVSGRVQARLAGQTAEIRAIESRVVLMAHDVSPADTASLETDKIMALVTVQGGKTSHTGILARTLGIPAVVGVTELEREVRDGDLVVVDGLRGVVVLSPAEEELARLSDLKYQFEAYQAGIMRGCHLPGETIDGYRLKVKANIEMLEEVPTVVNNGGEGIGLYRTEYSYMNRAKLPTEEELYQEYLDLATIMSPRRVTLRTLDAGADKFVSTLGSLDERNPALGLRAIRLCMHHRDIFMTQLRAMLRASVAGNISVMFPMISGLREIRQAKAMLAEARAQLRQEGHRFNADLPVGIMMELPSAVMIAEILAREVDFFSIGTNDLIQYSLGIDRTNRYVSHMYQPLHPAVVRSIKHVVDAAHQAGIEVSLCGEMASDPFCVPILMGMQIDCISLTPQAIPGIKRIIRQATMDDCKNLLKLVLESPSVTRTNALVQETIFRQFPDELMFYSSLLDREDSPAH; this is encoded by the coding sequence ATGGCAACCCTCAAAGGCATCCCCGTCTCGGCCGGCATCTCCATCGGACGGGCCTTTTTCTTAAACCGCTCCGGGGCCGGCCCCCTGCCCCGCCAGACCCTGCCCGAAGCCCTGGTCGGCCCGGAAACGGCCCGCCTGGATCGCGCCATCGAGCAGTTCGCCCAGGAAATCGAACAGGCCCGGGAGCGCATCCCGGCCGATCTGCGCGAACATGCGCTCATTATCGACTCCCACCTCATGATCCTCAAGGATCCCAAACTTTCGGGAGTCGCCAAACGCTACATCCAGACCCTGGGCATCAACGCCGAATGGGCCCTGGACAAGGCCGTGGCCGACCTTGAAAAGGCTTTCGAGGCCCTGGACGACCAGTATTTCCGCGACCGCATCCAAGACGTGCGCACCGTCTCGGGCCGCGTCCAGGCAAGGCTCGCCGGCCAGACCGCCGAAATACGGGCCATCGAGAGCCGGGTGGTGCTCATGGCCCACGACGTCTCCCCGGCCGACACGGCGTCCCTGGAGACCGACAAGATCATGGCCCTGGTCACGGTCCAGGGCGGCAAGACCTCCCATACCGGCATCCTGGCCCGGACGCTTGGCATCCCGGCCGTGGTCGGCGTCACCGAACTCGAACGCGAAGTGCGCGACGGCGACCTCGTGGTGGTGGACGGGCTGCGCGGCGTGGTGGTGCTGTCCCCGGCCGAGGAGGAACTGGCCCGGCTCTCCGACCTCAAGTACCAGTTCGAGGCCTACCAGGCCGGCATCATGCGCGGCTGCCACCTGCCCGGCGAAACCATCGACGGCTACCGGCTCAAGGTCAAAGCCAACATTGAGATGCTCGAAGAAGTGCCCACCGTGGTCAACAACGGCGGCGAGGGCATTGGGCTGTACCGCACCGAATATTCCTACATGAACCGGGCCAAGCTGCCCACGGAAGAAGAGCTTTACCAGGAATACCTGGACCTTGCCACGATCATGTCGCCGCGCCGGGTGACGCTGCGCACCCTGGACGCCGGGGCCGACAAGTTCGTCTCCACCCTGGGCAGCCTGGACGAGCGCAACCCGGCCCTGGGGCTGCGGGCCATCCGCCTGTGCATGCACCACCGCGATATTTTCATGACCCAGCTGCGGGCCATGCTGCGGGCCTCGGTTGCCGGCAACATTTCGGTGATGTTCCCCATGATCTCCGGGCTGCGGGAAATCCGGCAGGCCAAGGCCATGCTGGCCGAGGCCCGGGCCCAGCTGCGCCAGGAAGGCCACCGCTTCAACGCCGACCTGCCGGTCGGCATCATGATGGAGCTGCCCTCGGCCGTGATGATCGCCGAGATCCTGGCCCGGGAGGTCGATTTCTTCAGCATCGGCACCAACGACCTCATCCAGTATTCCCTGGGCATCGACCGCACCAACCGGTACGTGTCCCACATGTACCAGCCCCTGCATCCGGCCGTGGTGCGCAGCATCAAGCACGTGGTCGACGCCGCCCACCAGGCCGGCATCGAAGTGAGCCTGTGCGGCGAAATGGCTTCCGATCCCTTTTGCGTACCCATCCTCATGGGCATGCAGATCGACTGCATCAGCTTGACCCCCCAGGCCATACCGGGCATCAAGCGGATCATTCGCCAGGCCACCATGGACGATTGCAAAAACCTGCTTAAATTGGTTCTGGAAAGCCCGTCCGTGACCCGGACCAATGCCCTGGTCCAGGAAACCATCTTCCGGCAGTTCCCGGACGAGCTGATGTTCTATTCCTCCCTGCTTGACCGGGAGGACTCCCCGGCCCATTGA
- a CDS encoding PTS system mannose/fructose/sorbose family transporter subunit IID produces the protein MRARTLVSCFLRCYLVGAAFNTRGLQHVGLAYAMEPGLARLYPDPAQRDAVFERYLKLYNTHFFWTPLLVGLFLSLEEKIAQGLVPPEMLDNVKTTTAFTLSAIGDTFFSASVMGLWGLSAACLAADGRYGLLAGLTAALFLAAQAFKAMTFRAGYREGFQVLRRLKRWDLVNLGRRVKVANAVLLSLFWVLARPRGETGSPLADAALIGILAAWAATRPSVSREAALLALAAGWVLARSMWPA, from the coding sequence TTGCGCGCGCGCACGCTTGTCAGCTGCTTTCTGCGCTGCTACCTGGTCGGCGCGGCGTTCAACACGCGCGGCCTGCAGCACGTGGGGCTGGCCTACGCCATGGAACCGGGACTGGCCCGGCTCTATCCCGACCCGGCCCAGCGCGACGCCGTGTTCGAGCGTTACCTCAAGCTCTACAACACGCACTTTTTCTGGACCCCCTTGCTGGTGGGGCTTTTTTTGTCCCTGGAGGAAAAGATCGCCCAGGGGCTTGTGCCGCCGGAAATGCTTGACAACGTCAAGACCACGACGGCATTCACCCTCTCCGCCATAGGCGACACGTTTTTTTCGGCCAGCGTCATGGGCCTGTGGGGGCTTTCGGCCGCCTGTCTGGCCGCCGACGGGCGCTACGGACTCCTGGCCGGGCTTACCGCCGCCCTGTTCCTGGCCGCCCAGGCCTTCAAGGCCATGACCTTTCGCGCCGGCTATCGCGAGGGCTTCCAGGTGCTGCGCCGCCTCAAGCGCTGGGATCTGGTCAACCTGGGCCGACGGGTCAAGGTGGCCAACGCGGTGCTGTTGTCGCTTTTCTGGGTGCTGGCCCGGCCCCGGGGCGAGACCGGCTCGCCCTTGGCCGACGCGGCGCTCATCGGCATTCTGGCCGCCTGGGCCGCCACGCGGCCGTCGGTGTCCCGGGAAGCGGCGCTTTTGGCCCTGGCCGCCGGCTGGGTGCTGGCCCGCTCCATGTGGCCGGCGTAA
- a CDS encoding class I SAM-dependent methyltransferase: MLEAEYAAMRQAEERHWWYLGLHDQVCRALARCRGLVSGPGRVLDAGCGTGKVLEIFADLQPVGLDLSATALSLARGRGDFPLVRASAVTLPFADAAFDVALSLDVLANVPPRDVPAAFAELYRVLAPGGALILNLVAFQALYAEHDRAVGVARRYRAGEVREMLAGAGFTLDILSYSNTLLFPAAALVRLARRRRRPDCQPVSDLTPLPGPLNAALAAVRRLENAAIVGKALAFPFGLSVFALARKPGRGVSGNFQRNAGKGL, translated from the coding sequence ATGCTGGAAGCCGAATACGCCGCCATGCGCCAGGCCGAGGAACGGCACTGGTGGTATCTGGGGCTGCACGATCAGGTCTGCCGGGCGCTGGCCCGCTGCCGGGGGCTGGTGTCCGGCCCGGGCCGGGTCCTGGACGCCGGCTGCGGCACGGGCAAGGTGCTGGAAATTTTCGCCGATTTGCAGCCCGTGGGCCTCGACCTGTCGGCCACGGCCCTGTCCCTGGCCCGGGGGCGCGGCGATTTTCCCCTGGTCCGGGCCTCGGCCGTGACCCTGCCCTTTGCCGACGCCGCCTTTGACGTGGCGCTTTCCCTGGACGTGCTGGCCAACGTGCCGCCCCGCGACGTGCCGGCCGCTTTTGCCGAGCTGTATCGGGTGCTGGCCCCGGGCGGGGCGCTTATTCTCAATCTCGTGGCCTTCCAGGCGCTATACGCCGAACATGACCGGGCCGTGGGCGTGGCGCGGCGCTACCGGGCCGGCGAGGTGCGGGAAATGCTCGCCGGGGCGGGTTTTACCCTGGACATTTTGTCCTATTCCAATACGCTTTTATTTCCGGCCGCCGCCTTGGTGCGCCTGGCCCGCCGGCGTCGTCGGCCTGACTGCCAGCCGGTCTCCGATCTGACGCCGCTGCCCGGACCGCTCAACGCCGCCCTGGCCGCCGTGCGGCGTCTCGAAAACGCCGCCATCGTGGGCAAGGCCCTGGCCTTCCCCTTTGGCCTGTCCGTTTTCGCCCTGGCCCGCAAGCCCGGCCGGGGCGTTTCCGGCAACTTCCAACGCAACGCCGGCAAGGGGTTATGA
- a CDS encoding glycosyltransferase family 2 protein, protein MSQAVSSPTLTIVIPVYNAEQSIGRLVDALIAEPPLPQTDVVLVNDGSRDGSHRECLACCERHPGRVTYLRLARNFGEHGAVMAGLCQSGGDYVVVMDDDFQNPPHEAARLVDAAVAGGFDVVYGAFREKCHNALRNWGSAFNDLVATWLLGKPRHLYLSSFKCLSRFLVERIIAYAGPSPYVDGLILRVTDNIAQIEVEHCPRRAGRSGYTLWKLIRLWLTMFVNFSVAPLRLSAVLGLGVSAFGLLMAVWSLLEKLLGVDVPTGWTTLYVTVVIFAGIQLVMLGLLGEYVGRGLLEANRAPQFVVREVHGGGLTPTREARRW, encoded by the coding sequence ATGAGCCAAGCCGTATCATCGCCCACGCTGACCATCGTCATCCCGGTCTACAACGCCGAACAGTCCATCGGCCGGCTGGTGGATGCCCTGATCGCCGAGCCGCCGCTGCCCCAAACCGACGTGGTGCTGGTCAACGACGGCAGCCGCGACGGCAGCCACCGGGAATGCCTGGCCTGTTGCGAGCGCCATCCCGGACGCGTCACCTATCTGCGCCTGGCCCGCAATTTCGGCGAGCATGGCGCGGTCATGGCCGGGCTGTGCCAGTCCGGCGGCGACTATGTCGTGGTCATGGACGATGATTTCCAAAATCCGCCCCACGAGGCGGCCCGGCTGGTGGACGCCGCCGTGGCCGGCGGCTTTGATGTGGTGTACGGCGCTTTTCGCGAAAAATGCCATAACGCCCTGCGCAACTGGGGCAGCGCGTTCAACGATCTGGTGGCCACTTGGCTGCTCGGCAAGCCGCGCCATCTCTATCTTTCAAGCTTCAAGTGCCTGTCCCGGTTCCTGGTCGAGCGCATCATCGCCTACGCCGGCCCCTCTCCCTATGTGGACGGTCTGATCCTGCGGGTCACCGACAACATCGCCCAGATCGAGGTGGAGCACTGTCCCCGCCGGGCCGGCCGTTCGGGCTACACCCTGTGGAAGCTCATCCGGTTGTGGCTGACCATGTTCGTCAATTTCTCCGTGGCCCCCCTGCGCCTGTCCGCCGTGCTGGGCCTTGGCGTCAGCGCCTTCGGGCTGCTCATGGCCGTGTGGAGCCTGCTGGAGAAGCTCCTTGGCGTGGACGTGCCCACGGGCTGGACTACGCTGTACGTCACGGTGGTTATTTTCGCCGGCATCCAGCTCGTCATGCTCGGGCTTCTGGGCGAATACGTCGGCCGGGGGCTGCTTGAGGCCAACCGCGCCCCGCAGTTCGTGGTGCGCGAAGTCCACGGCGGCGGCCTGACCCCGACCCGGGAGGCGCGCCGATGGTAG
- a CDS encoding Gfo/Idh/MocA family protein gives MKLLVFGASDIFARRVAPNLSALGLAGVEIVSRSGRRPALPPGLDVTWRDDAKAALAHSPAQAVYVTTENSRHAALVLAALESGRHVVVDKPAFLTLAEAEAAAALAAKKNLTLAEATVWADHPGIEALMAAFAAAGSAPARASAVFSFPPLPPGNFRHVAALGGGALSDLGAYAASPGRVLFGCQPDTVACQILSRGPEVDTAFVCQMTYPGGRSFTGTFGFDTGYANRLDVLGPNLAASLDRVFTPPPGAALELACNTPTGCLVEIIPPADAFARFFTRALTAMAHGHDPALAAALIADARVRARLSE, from the coding sequence GTGAAGCTCCTTGTTTTCGGCGCGTCCGATATTTTCGCCCGCCGGGTGGCCCCGAACCTGTCCGCCCTGGGCCTGGCCGGGGTCGAGATCGTCTCCCGCAGCGGCCGCCGGCCGGCCCTGCCGCCCGGGCTGGACGTCACCTGGCGCGACGACGCCAAGGCCGCCCTGGCCCACAGTCCGGCCCAGGCCGTCTACGTCACCACCGAAAACAGCCGCCACGCCGCCTTGGTCCTGGCCGCCCTGGAATCCGGCCGCCACGTCGTGGTGGACAAGCCGGCCTTCCTGACCCTGGCCGAGGCCGAGGCCGCCGCCGCCCTGGCCGCCAAAAAGAACCTCACCCTGGCCGAGGCCACGGTCTGGGCCGACCACCCGGGCATCGAAGCCCTCATGGCCGCCTTCGCCGCCGCCGGCTCGGCCCCCGCGCGCGCTTCCGCCGTCTTTTCCTTTCCGCCCCTGCCGCCGGGCAACTTCCGCCACGTCGCCGCCCTGGGCGGCGGGGCGCTGTCCGACCTCGGGGCCTATGCCGCCAGCCCCGGCCGGGTGCTCTTCGGCTGCCAGCCGGACACCGTGGCCTGCCAAATCCTTTCGCGCGGCCCGGAAGTCGACACCGCCTTCGTCTGCCAGATGACCTACCCCGGCGGGCGCAGCTTCACCGGAACCTTCGGCTTCGACACCGGCTACGCCAACCGCCTGGACGTGCTCGGCCCCAATCTGGCCGCCTCCCTGGACCGGGTCTTCACCCCGCCGCCCGGAGCCGCCCTGGAACTGGCCTGCAATACGCCCACGGGCTGCTTGGTGGAGATCATCCCGCCGGCCGACGCCTTTGCCCGCTTTTTTACCCGCGCGCTCACGGCCATGGCCCACGGCCACGACCCCGCCCTGGCGGCGGCGCTCATTGCCGACGCCAGGGTTCGGGCGCGGTTGAGTGAGTAA
- a CDS encoding TIGR04283 family arsenosugar biosynthesis glycosyltransferase produces the protein MSPRHHPSPLFSVIVPVLGEARRINGVIDNIHAAGYGTPLEIIVVDGDPAGGTIRAIDREGVTGLTAPPGRGSQQNAGAAVARGEYLLFLHADTRLPAGAFAEAARLLDTRAELAAFSLAIRSEKWLLRAIAAAATWRSRLFSLPYGDQTLCLRRELFAAMGGFCDIPVMEDVELVRCLRRAGGRVAVSPLRVTTSARRWLAEGPLLATVRNLALLTGYTLGLAPARLARFYPPRPIPPAHGPGPAGGR, from the coding sequence ATGTCGCCGCGCCATCACCCTTCGCCGCTGTTTTCCGTGATCGTCCCCGTACTGGGCGAGGCGCGCCGCATAAACGGCGTCATCGACAACATTCATGCCGCCGGCTACGGCACGCCGCTGGAAATCATCGTTGTCGATGGCGATCCGGCCGGCGGGACCATCCGGGCCATCGACCGGGAGGGCGTGACGGGACTGACCGCCCCGCCGGGCCGGGGCAGCCAGCAAAACGCCGGCGCGGCCGTGGCCCGGGGCGAATATCTGCTGTTTCTCCACGCCGACACGCGACTGCCGGCCGGAGCCTTTGCCGAGGCGGCCCGGCTTCTGGACACCCGGGCCGAACTGGCCGCCTTTTCCCTGGCCATCCGCTCCGAGAAATGGCTCCTGCGGGCCATTGCCGCCGCCGCCACCTGGCGCTCACGACTTTTTTCCCTGCCCTACGGCGACCAGACACTGTGCCTGCGCCGGGAGCTCTTTGCCGCCATGGGCGGCTTTTGCGACATCCCGGTCATGGAGGACGTGGAGCTGGTGCGCTGTCTGCGCCGGGCCGGCGGCCGGGTGGCCGTTTCGCCATTGCGGGTGACCACCTCGGCCCGGCGCTGGCTGGCCGAGGGACCGCTTTTGGCCACGGTCCGCAATCTGGCCCTGCTTACCGGCTACACCCTGGGCCTGGCCCCGGCCCGGCTGGCCCGGTTCTACCCGCCCCGGCCCATCCCCCCGGCCCACGGCCCCGGCCCGGCCGGCGGGCGCTGA